One Paramisgurnus dabryanus chromosome 9, PD_genome_1.1, whole genome shotgun sequence DNA segment encodes these proteins:
- the LOC135769433 gene encoding extracellular calcium-sensing receptor-like: MFFFLNTLLLFHHLLSAEAENTICQMMGDPTYPVFSKDGEFNIGAIFPIHSKETLPSFKFTQKPQPLSCSSVNLRDFRLAQIMIFAIEEINKNMYLLPNVSIGYKIYDTCGSRLSSMSAIMAVMNVQDIAAREKCIGKSPIHAIIGETESATTMFLSRTTGPFKIPVISHSASCECLSNRKDYPSFFRTIASDYHRSRALALLVKHLGWTWVGAVNSDNDYGNYGMATFLNTAQEEGICLEYSVKFYRTDLEKLQKVVNTMKDGTAKVIVVFVSLLEMELLIEQLSIQNITGLQMIGVFGWITVNNNINPNTFHVMRGSLTFAVRKINVQGFGDYATKSFWETDFPCSPRDQFELNCSRFQDLLELKTYNEDMSEYRYLSNVYNAVYAVAHALHSLLKCTGQEGCEKALTIQPQQVVEALKRVNFSVNFGDQVWFDNNGGVVAQYEIVNWQQVSDGSFHFKPVGYYDASLPPDQRFVLNTENIIWAGGQLEKPRSVCSESCHPGTRKATQKGRPICCYDCIPCADGEISNETDSNNCQQCPGEYWSNTENTECVLKAVEFLSFTEVMGIVLVFFSLFGVGITLLVAILFYSKKDTPIVKANNSELSFLLLFSLILCFLCSLTFIGRPTEWSCMLRHTAFGITFVLCISCVLGKTIVVLMAFKATLPGSNIMKWFGPIQQRLSVLAFTLIQVLICVLWLTISPPFPYKNMKYYDEQIILECSLGSIIGFSAVLGYIGFLAVFCFILAFLARTLPDNFNEAKFITFSMLIFCAVWITFIPSYVSSPGKFTVAVEIFAILSSSYGLLFCIFAPKCYIILFKPEQNTKQHLMGKT, translated from the exons ATGTTCTTTTTTCTAAACACGCTCCTGCTTTTTCATCATCTTCTATCTGCAGAGGCAGAAAACACTATTTGCCAAATGATGGGAGACCCTACATACCCAGTGTTTTCTAAGGATGGAGAATTTAATATTGGAGCAATTTTTCCAATCCACAGCAAAGAAACATTACCTTCATTTAAATTCACACAGAAACCTCAGCCTCTATCATGCTCTAG tgtgaatCTAAGAGATTTTCGGCTGGCTCAAATCATGATATTTGCAATTGAGGAGATTaacaaaaatatgtatttactTCCAAATGTTTCTATTGGCTACAAAATCTATGATACTTGTGGTTCAAGACTGTCTTCTATGAGTGCAATTATGGCAGTGATGAATGTCCAGGACATTGCAGCAAGAGAAAAATGCATTGGAAAGTCTCCTATACATGCTATTATAGGAGAAACAGAGTCTGCCACAACAATGTTTCTTTCTAGAACCACAGGACCATTTAAAATTCCAGTG ATAAGTCACTCAGCATCGTGTGAGTGTCTCAGTAATAGGAAAGATTACCCTTCTTTCTTCAGGACTATTGCTAGTGATTATCACCGAAGCAGAGCACTTGCACTTTTGGTCAAGCACTTAGGCTGGACTTGGGTTGGAGCTGTGAACAGTGACAATGATTATGGAAACTATGGAATGGCCACATTTTTGAATACAGCACAGGAGGAGGGAATTTGTTTAGAGTACTCTGTGAAATTTTACAGAACAGATTTGGAAAAACTCCAAAAAGTGGTAAACACAATGAAAGATGGCACAGCAAAAGTAATTGTTGTATTTGTTTCATTGCTTGAAATGGAATTACTAATTGAGCAACTAAGTATCCAAAACATCACAGGCCTCCAAATGATTGGAGTATTTGGATGGATAACTGTAAATAATAACATCAATCCAAACACTTTTCATGTGATGAGAGGGTCACTAACCTTTGCAGTACGAAAAATAAATGTTCAAGGGTTTGGAGATTATGCTACAAAATCATTCTGGGAAACTGATTTTCCATGCTCACCTAGAGATCAATTTGAATTAAATTGCAGCAGATTTCAGGATCTACTTGAGCTGAAAACTTACAATGAAGATATGTCTGAATATAGATATTTAAGTAATGTCTACAACGCAGTATATGCTGTGGCTCATGCACTACACAGTCTGCTGAAGTGCACAGGACAAGAAGGTTGTGAAAAAGCCCTGACAATACAACCACAACAG GTGGTTGAGGCTCTGAAAAGGGTAAATTTCAGTGTAAACTTTGGAGATCAGGTGTGGTTTGACAACAATGGTGGTGTAGTGGCCCAGTATGAAATTGTGAATTGGCAGCAGGTCTCAGATGGATCATTTCACTTTAAACCAGTGGGTTACTATGATGCTTCACTGCCCCCAGACCAGCGTTTTGTACTAAACACTGAAAACATAATCTGGGCTGGAGGACAGTTGGAG AAGCCAAGGTCTGTGTGCAGTGAGAGTTGTCATCCAGGCACTAGAAAGGCTACACAAAAAGGAAGACCTATCTGCTGTTATGACTGTATTCCATGTGCAGATGGAGAAATCAGTAATGAGACAG ATTCAAATAACTGCCAACAGTGTCCAGGGGAATATTGGTCTAATACTGAGAACACTGAATGTGTGTTAAAGGCTGTAGAGTTTCTGTCATTCACAGAAGTTATGGGTATAGTGTTagtctttttctctctttttggaGTAGGAATAACGTTACTGGTGGCCATtctgttttacagtaaaaagGACACTCCTATAGTAAAAGCCAACAACTCAGAGCTGAGCTtcctgttgctcttctcattgATTCTGTGTTTTCTCTGTTCACTTACTTTCATTGGTCGCCCCACTGAGTGGTCCTGTATGTTGCGTCACACAGCATTTGGGATCACTTTTGTCCTCTGTATCTCTTGTGTTCTGGGGAAAACTATAGTGGTGTTAATGGCATTCAAGGCCACACTTCCAGGAAGTAATATCATGAAATGGTTTGGCCCTATACAACAGAGACTCAGTGTTCTTGCCTTTACACTTATACAAGTTCTTATCTGTGTGCTTTGGCTAACAATATCTCCTCCTTTTCcctataaaaatatgaaatattatgaTGAGCAGATCATTCTTGAATGCAGTCTGGGATCTATTATAGGCTTCTCTGCTGTGTTGGGTTATATTGGTTTTCTGGCAGTCTTTTGCTTCATTCTAGCTTTTCTGGCTCGGACGCTGCCTGATAACTTTAATGAAGCTAAATTTATCACATTTAGTATGCTCATATTCTGTGCTGTATGGATCACATTTATCCCATCTTATGTCAGCTCTCCTGGAAAATTTACTGTGGCTGTGGAGATATTTGCTATTTTATCATCAAGCTATGGTTTATTATTCTGCATATTTGCACCAAAATGTTATATCATCCTGTTTAAGCCTgaacaaaatacaaaacaacatttgatgggaaaaacataa